CGCGGTCGCGCAGTGCGAGCAGGACCACCAGGAAGAGCACGAACTTCAGGATCCACGTCCCCATCACGATCCCGAAGAAGGCGCCCGAGATCATCTGCCCCTTCGACACCCGGAGGGCGACGAGCACCGAGACCGCGGTGAGCCCGAGGAACACCACGCTCAGCACCGCGCCGAGCAGGCCACCGGCGAGTCCCGGCGTCCCGGCGACGACGAGCCCGACGACTCCCCCGACGACGGCCAGGCCGACGGCGAGGAGGGCCGCCCAGAGGAGGATCCGGCGGAACACCGGCCGGACGTGGTCGAGGGCGTTCGGTGCGGTCACGAGGGGTCTCCAGGGATCGTTCGGTCGTTGGCGGCGCGGTCGAGCGGGTCGAGGCTGGCGTCGACGACGGTGTTCGAGCGGGTGGCGGCCTGCGCGGCGAACTCCGCGCGCTTCCGGCCGAGCGGGGCGAAGGTGGCGATCGCGCACACGGTGAAGCCGATCGCGACGACGGTGACCACCCAGTACCACTCGACGAAGAGGAACAGCAGGCACCCGACGGCGACGGTGGCCGTCCACGCGTAGAAGATCAGCACGGCGTGGAAGTGGGAGTGCCCCATGTCGAGCAGACGGTGGTGCAGGTGCTTCCGGTCGGCCGAGAACGGCGACTTGCCCGCGCTGAGCCGACGGGTGACGGCGAGCCCGAAGTCGAGGATCGGCACGATCAGGATCGCGAAGGGCAGCAGGATCGGGATGAACGCCGGCAGCAGGGCCTGGCGTGTCGAGATGACCGCGGGGTCGATGTTGCCCGTCACGGACACGGCGCTCGTGGCCATCAGGAACCCGACGAGCAGCGCGCCGGCGTCGCCCATGAAGAGCTTCGCCGGGTGCCAGTTGAGGACGAGGAACCCCGTGCAGGCACCGACGAGCACCGCCGTGAGCAACGAGGGCAGGTTGAAGAAGAACTCCGTCTGCACGACCACGCGGTTGATGAAGAACGTGTAGAGGAAGAACACGCCGCCGGCGATGATCGCGACCCCGGCGACCAGGCCGTCCAGACC
The sequence above is drawn from the Curtobacterium sp. MR_MD2014 genome and encodes:
- a CDS encoding MraY family glycosyltransferase, which codes for MKYYLLAGAIAAVVSFVCSWAVWKLGLRYGWYPKVRERDVHRTPTPRLGGIAMYLGVIVSLLAAWFLFPSIAGTDYFRLVFSEPGRVIAVLAGATIIVVLGVADDIWDLDWMTKLAGQIIAAGILAWQGVAIVSLPIGNTLGVGSSYMSLIFTVLAVVLVMNAVNFIDGLDGLVAGVAIIAGGVFFLYTFFINRVVVQTEFFFNLPSLLTAVLVGACTGFLVLNWHPAKLFMGDAGALLVGFLMATSAVSVTGNIDPAVISTRQALLPAFIPILLPFAILIVPILDFGLAVTRRLSAGKSPFSADRKHLHHRLLDMGHSHFHAVLIFYAWTATVAVGCLLFLFVEWYWVVTVVAIGFTVCAIATFAPLGRKRAEFAAQAATRSNTVVDASLDPLDRAANDRTIPGDPS